A single Thermaerobacter sp. FW80 DNA region contains:
- a CDS encoding S8 family serine peptidase — translation MEPTGGRRCGPRRMPRHLLRWRRIRTRVLRWTMTVGTLLSLTALAAVGPGRVPPAAAATPAAGLRPSDPGFPLQWGLANEGQAVFGQPGTPGADVGVLDAWILTRGAPTVTVAVIDSGVQLDHPDLEGAFWTNAAEAAGRPGRDDDGNRYVDDVHGFDFVHRDATLFDPADGEEHGTHIAGIIAARADNGEGVAGVAPGVKIMVLKVFDGRGETDTATVIEAIRYARRMGARIVNMSWGAPGPVDPALCRVIAQSPMLFVAAAGNEAQDLDVAPFYPASCEAPNLLAVAAAENRGLLPVFSNYGLEAVDVAAPGWSVLSTLPTRDEPAGTGQEPDPIPRQPGLGRGTYGWMHGTSMATPFVTAAAALAASRYPWLTPEQLAQQVLSTAQPLPGLEGWVGTGAMVSAGNAVWAEAVAPPPFRDVTAGMALYDEILRAARLGLAQGYSATRFAPDEPVTRHQFAKLIVGAVERATRRPLPDRPPDGTPAPDFPDVDERDGNLGPYVLKAAVAGWIQGYPDGTFRPQRPITRQEAAIVVARALGLGEAPNPFVDVAGRFAGTVGAVARAGIMQGVRVRGVRYFYPHRSITRAEAAAVALRAHDAHPQGAAAR, via the coding sequence ATGGAGCCGACCGGCGGGCGTCGCTGCGGACCGCGGCGCATGCCGCGGCACCTTCTGCGCTGGCGACGGATCCGGACCCGGGTTCTGCGCTGGACGATGACCGTGGGCACCCTGCTGAGCCTGACCGCGCTCGCCGCCGTCGGCCCAGGGCGCGTCCCACCGGCCGCCGCCGCGACCCCGGCGGCCGGGTTGCGTCCCTCCGATCCGGGCTTCCCCCTGCAGTGGGGGCTCGCCAACGAGGGCCAGGCGGTGTTCGGTCAGCCCGGGACCCCGGGCGCCGACGTCGGCGTCCTGGACGCGTGGATCCTGACCCGCGGAGCCCCGACGGTCACGGTCGCGGTGATCGACAGCGGGGTACAGCTGGATCACCCGGACCTGGAGGGCGCCTTCTGGACCAACGCCGCCGAGGCCGCCGGCCGCCCCGGCCGGGACGACGACGGCAACCGCTACGTCGATGACGTCCACGGCTTCGACTTCGTCCACCGCGACGCCACCCTCTTCGACCCCGCCGACGGGGAGGAACACGGCACCCACATCGCCGGCATCATCGCCGCGCGGGCGGACAACGGCGAGGGCGTGGCCGGCGTCGCCCCCGGCGTCAAGATCATGGTGCTCAAGGTCTTCGACGGGCGGGGCGAGACCGACACGGCCACGGTGATCGAGGCCATCCGCTACGCCCGGCGCATGGGGGCCCGGATCGTCAACATGTCCTGGGGGGCGCCGGGCCCGGTCGACCCGGCCCTGTGCCGCGTCATCGCCCAATCGCCCATGCTGTTTGTCGCCGCAGCCGGCAACGAGGCCCAGGACCTGGACGTCGCCCCCTTCTACCCGGCGTCCTGCGAGGCGCCGAACCTGCTGGCCGTCGCCGCCGCCGAGAACCGCGGCCTGCTGCCCGTCTTCTCGAACTATGGGCTGGAGGCGGTGGACGTGGCGGCGCCGGGCTGGTCGGTCCTGAGCACCCTTCCCACCCGGGACGAACCGGCCGGCACCGGCCAGGAACCCGACCCCATCCCCCGCCAGCCGGGCCTCGGCCGCGGGACCTACGGCTGGATGCACGGCACCTCCATGGCCACCCCCTTCGTCACGGCCGCCGCGGCCCTGGCGGCCAGCCGCTACCCCTGGCTCACGCCCGAGCAGCTGGCGCAGCAGGTGCTGTCGACGGCCCAGCCCTTGCCCGGTCTGGAGGGCTGGGTGGGCACGGGCGCCATGGTCTCCGCCGGCAACGCCGTGTGGGCGGAGGCGGTGGCCCCGCCGCCCTTCCGGGACGTCACCGCCGGCATGGCGCTGTACGACGAGATCCTGCGGGCGGCGCGGCTGGGTCTGGCCCAGGGCTACTCCGCCACGCGCTTCGCCCCGGACGAACCGGTCACCCGGCACCAGTTCGCCAAGCTGATCGTGGGCGCGGTGGAGCGGGCGACGCGCCGGCCGCTGCCCGACCGGCCGCCCGACGGCACCCCGGCCCCGGACTTCCCCGACGTGGACGAACGCGACGGCAACCTCGGGCCCTACGTGCTCAAGGCGGCGGTGGCGGGGTGGATCCAGGGCTACCCGGACGGCACCTTCCGCCCCCAGCGGCCCATCACCCGCCAGGAAGCGGCGATCGTCGTCGCCCGAGCCCTGGGCCTGGGGGAGGCCCCCAACCCCTTCGTCGACGTCGCCGGCCGCTTCGCCGGCACGGTGGGGGCCGTGGCACGGGCCGGGATCATGCAGGGCGTGCGGGTGCGCGGGGTGCGCTACTTCTACCCGCACCGCTCCATCACCCGGGCGGAGGCGGCGGCCGTCGCCCTGCGCGCCCACGACGCGCACCCCCAGGGCGCGGCCGCGCGATGA
- a CDS encoding HD-GYP domain-containing protein — translation MREAVAPYPAASPPGVDEPASLAGESVAHLVTSLRRPGVAAVRQLLHVLLRYDEATYRHSRRVAALACRLARCVGWQGDSLRLLALAGILHDTGKLAVDRRILHKPGRLDPDEWELIRRHPLVSEQLTQRVAGLPMVAAWVRSHHERWDGGGYPDGLAGPAIPPAARILAVADAFDAMVGGRPYHRQVITVDMALAEIERNAGRQFDPHLAEAFVTMMGRVRDAAAGLEP, via the coding sequence GTGCGGGAGGCGGTCGCGCCGTACCCCGCGGCTTCGCCCCCGGGCGTGGACGAACCGGCCTCTCTCGCAGGGGAGTCCGTCGCCCACCTGGTGACCTCACTGCGTCGGCCGGGCGTCGCCGCCGTCCGCCAACTCCTGCACGTCCTCCTCCGGTATGACGAGGCGACCTACCGGCACAGCCGCCGGGTGGCCGCCCTGGCCTGCCGCCTGGCCCGGTGCGTGGGGTGGCAGGGCGACTCCCTGCGCCTTCTTGCCCTCGCGGGCATCCTGCACGACACCGGCAAGCTCGCGGTGGATCGCCGCATCCTGCACAAGCCCGGCCGGCTCGACCCGGACGAGTGGGAACTGATCCGGCGCCATCCGCTGGTCAGCGAGCAGCTCACGCAGCGGGTGGCCGGGCTCCCGATGGTGGCCGCGTGGGTGCGCTCCCACCACGAGCGCTGGGATGGGGGCGGCTACCCCGATGGCCTGGCGGGTCCGGCGATCCCGCCCGCCGCCCGCATCCTGGCCGTGGCCGATGCCTTCGACGCGATGGTGGGAGGGCGGCCCTACCACCGCCAGGTGATCACCGTCGACATGGCCCTGGCGGAGATCGAACGCAACGCCGGGCGCCAGTTCGACCCCCACCTGGCGGAGGCCTTCGTGACGATGATGGGGAGGGTCCGGGACGCCGCCGCGGGGCTGGAACCGTAG
- the murJ gene encoding murein biosynthesis integral membrane protein MurJ, with product MFRSRLARSVVIIFIIGVISRVLGFFREMVLAAVFGASQVTDAYTITFSIPFVVFAAFGSAITTVVLPLLAHYRARGRHEDLQRVAWTLFHALLVLLLGFLAVLMAGVDVVLRLFAPGFTGETLELARRLALILLPGILFMGMNGWLQAVHNSARSFTAPAMVGIPMNLILIAGTYFLGRRFGIEAVAWASLAAMASQVVVQWRGLGALGLPYRPILDWRHPDLRLVLRRTGPVLVGTGAVQLSQIVDKALASGLPAGSAAALTFAQRLQGLPLGLVTFPIINVIYPELATRIARGERRGFGAALNRSLRVLTFALTPIAAGLILLRIEVTRLVFERGAFDFQDTRLTAFALLFYMLGLVGYAWRELLARALYSMGDTWTPASTAAVAMALNIALNLVLVRFLAHGGIALAASAAMWWGAAMLMVRIRRRAGQVSYRAVGQGAVQALVATAAMAAVVELVRRSAFGELAQAARAGDPVGFVPLLTEVLVLALVGAAAYAAVLRALRVEEWALIQDLAARAVRPLSSLRAALGPAAGREPVPPQGSAAGREVAPPQGPAASRGPASPEGSAAAQGGTPPPEPAVGREPAAPPAPAAGWGSAAPSAPSAGPEYAPPAGPVADPEPARRPGTDAVTGPRGGEAVANRERDGCLPYPGATADRERDGLSTAPERES from the coding sequence TTGTTCCGGTCTCGGCTGGCCAGGTCGGTCGTCATCATCTTCATCATCGGCGTCATCAGCCGTGTCCTTGGGTTCTTCCGGGAGATGGTGCTGGCGGCGGTCTTCGGGGCCAGCCAGGTGACCGACGCCTACACCATCACCTTCTCCATCCCCTTCGTGGTCTTCGCCGCCTTCGGATCGGCCATCACCACGGTGGTCCTGCCGCTGTTGGCCCACTATCGCGCCCGGGGGCGGCACGAAGACCTCCAGCGCGTGGCCTGGACCCTCTTCCACGCCCTGCTGGTGCTGCTGCTCGGCTTCCTGGCCGTGCTGATGGCCGGGGTCGACGTGGTGTTGCGCCTCTTCGCGCCGGGGTTCACCGGCGAGACCCTGGAGCTGGCGCGGCGGCTGGCGCTGATCCTATTGCCCGGCATCCTGTTCATGGGGATGAACGGCTGGCTGCAGGCGGTCCACAACAGCGCCCGCAGCTTCACGGCACCGGCCATGGTCGGCATCCCGATGAACCTGATCCTGATCGCGGGCACCTACTTCCTCGGCCGGCGGTTCGGCATCGAGGCGGTGGCCTGGGCGTCCCTGGCCGCCATGGCCTCCCAGGTGGTGGTGCAGTGGCGCGGGCTCGGCGCCCTGGGGTTGCCGTATCGCCCCATCCTGGACTGGCGCCATCCCGACCTGCGGCTGGTGCTCCGCCGCACGGGGCCGGTGCTGGTGGGAACGGGGGCGGTCCAGCTCAGCCAGATCGTCGACAAGGCCCTGGCCTCGGGGCTCCCCGCGGGCAGTGCCGCAGCCCTGACCTTCGCCCAGCGGCTGCAGGGCCTGCCGCTAGGCCTGGTGACCTTCCCGATCATCAACGTGATCTACCCCGAGCTGGCGACCCGCATCGCCCGCGGTGAGCGGCGGGGCTTCGGCGCCGCCCTGAACCGGAGCCTGCGCGTGCTCACCTTCGCCCTGACGCCCATCGCCGCCGGTCTGATCCTGCTGCGCATCGAGGTGACGCGCCTGGTCTTCGAGCGCGGCGCCTTCGACTTCCAGGACACCCGGCTCACCGCCTTCGCCTTGCTGTTCTACATGCTGGGCCTGGTGGGCTACGCCTGGCGCGAGCTCCTGGCGCGGGCCCTCTACAGCATGGGCGACACGTGGACCCCGGCCTCGACGGCGGCGGTGGCGATGGCGCTCAACATCGCCCTCAACCTGGTGCTGGTGCGCTTCCTCGCCCACGGCGGCATCGCCCTGGCGGCGTCGGCCGCCATGTGGTGGGGCGCGGCGATGCTCATGGTGCGCATCCGGCGCCGGGCCGGGCAGGTGAGCTACCGGGCGGTGGGCCAGGGCGCCGTCCAGGCCTTGGTGGCCACGGCGGCGATGGCGGCGGTGGTGGAGCTGGTCCGGCGCTCCGCCTTTGGCGAGCTGGCGCAGGCCGCCCGGGCCGGCGATCCCGTGGGCTTCGTGCCCCTCCTGACCGAGGTGCTGGTCCTGGCGCTGGTGGGTGCCGCGGCCTACGCCGCCGTCCTGCGGGCCCTGCGGGTGGAGGAGTGGGCCCTGATCCAGGATCTCGCCGCCCGGGCGGTTCGGCCGTTGAGCTCCCTCCGCGCCGCCCTGGGACCCGCCGCCGGCCGGGAGCCGGTCCCGCCCCAGGGGTCCGCTGCCGGCCGGGAGGTCGCTCCGCCCCAAGGACCCGCCGCGAGCCGGGGGCCGGCTTCGCCCGAGGGCTCCGCTGCCGCCCAGGGGGGCACCCCGCCCCCGGAACCCGCCGTCGGCCGGGAGCCCGCCGCGCCACCGGCACCCGCCGCCGGGTGGGGGTCCGCAGCGCCATCGGCACCCAGCGCCGGTCCGGAGTACGCGCCGCCGGCGGGACCCGTTGCCGACCCGGAGCCCGCCCGGCGACCGGGAACCGACGCCGTCACCGGGCCGCGAGGCGGGGAGGCGGTCGCGAACCGGGAACGCGACGGCTGCCTCCCGTACCCGGGCGCCACGGCCGACCGGGAGCGAGACGGCCTCTCTACCGCACCCGAACGCGAGAGCTGA